TTGCATTACAAGCATCTGCTGCGTTAATGGTCTTAAAAGCAATACTTTTTTTCTTCTCACGCATGCCAtgcatgtttatttttttgttttattttaggaTGTTTATCTACATgcaatttaatgtttttattgtaACCATCGTTCATCTATCAAATGCATAAATATGTAAAAGGCTGTCCATACCAACTTGACTTCCAGCATAGCTGCGGTTAAACCCATGATTGTTGATTTTGTCTATGGTATTAGCCGTTGTGCCATGGAAAAGCCTCTTCtcgttgtttgtgtgcttgttctTCTGGTCAAACTCATCTTTTTTAATCATGTAGTTCTTCCAAAGTGAGCTGTTTTGCACTCTTTCaatctacaaaacaaaaagacagactTTTTATCAACCCATATACAAAACTCTCAGGAGAAATAGTACAGTGACATGACTAACTCAAGAAAAACTTTTCTGCGTGCCGAATGATCCTTAAAGCACCAACATGCTCGAAAATGTATAAGGACACATTTCACATTTATCAACCCAAAGATGTGGTTGGTGGGAAATAACATTTCCAAATCATTTTATGACACAGTATTAAACGATTAAATCAAACAAATACTactaaacaaaaaaagacagaattaAACAAATGTTCGAATACACTCCTACTTTTAATATCTGAATCTGCAGTTGCTTAATAGTTCTGCACTGTGTAGGtatggcaactatgctgctcatttaaactgttCTACatgttgccaaatttggtcttttcaggAATATGTACcggtactaagtaataaactaatattcactcgtatgatcaaagtacagtaggttttacagctaaatttttttatttatggtaattcaaaatggcggacaatggcgatgatcccccatttcatgtatgaaaagtgaaattttcccagtcataatgaatacttaaaatttgatggtggtgttaagaatttgtgaaaaagtaacatttgtgaatgggcagcatgaattttggaaataaattacGAGAAATACTACACAGTGCTACACACGTGTGTACACTATTTTTgatgagaaaggaaaaaaaaacattcacctGAATGATTGCGGAGTTTAATCCAGTTTTCCTGAACTCCTTCTCAACCTCGCTGTATTCACTACTGGTTGTGGGGAGAGGGATTTGAACAACAATCTTGCCCTTCATGTCATCCCAATGACTGGGTAGGTTCACAGATGACTGATCTGaaattaatgacaggttaaggtttaaATATTTCTGTGATGGCTACCTAGTATGTGACCACTGTAACATCATCTTTTTTCATATTTATTCATACCTTTTCTGTCAACTCGTATCAGTTCGATATCACTCCCTCCAGGTCTTGAAGCTATTTTGCTTGATAAGTCCACTTCATAGTCATGTCTGCCGATCTTGATGTTCACTCTACGGCGTTTCTCCTTGAAGGCCTGTTCTAGTGTCATGTTATCATACATGTTAAAAGGCACAATATTATTGCTCCTATCCAGAAACTGCCACTCTATAACAGTGCTGATCATGTaggcatcctttctctctctgtccttcctctcCACCCTCCGAATCATATCTGAAATTCTTTTCTCAACCACGACCACATCTCGTGTCAGGCCCTCTAGGTGGATAACCGGCTCACTTCCTGTCTTATCTAGCCTGATGCTGACTGTCATCTCCCTCTGCAGTTTCTGCAGCAAGTCAGAATCCTCTGGGGTGAAGCGGCTGATCAGAGTGTCCTGTACTTGGGTGGAAAACTGCTCTTTCATGATCAAGCCCGTGATGACATCTTTGGCTTTGCTGACGTCCTGGGAAGTCTGCCCACAGAGCTGGAATATGGCAGGAGCAAACTCTTCACCCACCATGACAAACTCCTCATCGTCAGGTCTCACGTCTTCGGGGCCAGCAGAGGAAAACCAGCCTGTAACAGTACCTATATGTCAAAAAGAAAACATACATGAACCTGTAAGATGTCTGTAAATATTTCATTCATTAAGTTCATACAAGCTCCTAAAATGTGTGAgttgttaaagggcaactcctgccaatttcaatgtgctgttgtattgctcacgctacccttgacttgtcagtacccagtgacgccgcattttttggctcagccctttccgagatatgagctattctaatgggggcaacttttgtttacgtttcaaaaaaacatttttatttattcccaaaaacatccaaaaggttatgcaacatcagcagacagctaacaaacagcgataccttttgggaaaatatttggagtaggcctatgctcattttttttaaaaatgttgttaatTACTACTTGTCAATACCTTAACTCTGAAATAATAATGTATAATGATCCATGTAACATGTAGTTAAGGTGAATAATTGTCGTGAATCGTGTTAAACCTTACAGAGTTACCCTTAATTTTGTCCCACAAGCCCTTGTCGTCTTCACCTCCTTTAGCCTGCCGTGCCATTAAGCTCTGGTGGAACACTGTGAGCATGTTGGGCTGAAAGATGAGTATCTTCACAAGtttgatattttgatatttgGTCTTCTTGACGAAGCTGACAACGGCTTCAATCATTGCCTCAGCCACTGCAGATGCATTGGCTCCACCTTGACCTGGAGGTGGACACATAATACATCAATATCAGATCAACAGGTTTGATTCAATAGTTAAAAAAACCcaattaattcattttttaaacaaaaaaggtgcatttCTGTTTTTTTGGCAACATATGACAATACCTGTGCCCAGAGCTGGAAAGGAAACTGAGGAAAACCTTCTTTTCTCGCAAAATGTAAGAACATTTTGGACACCCTCTTTGATGTCGTTGGGGTTATTTCTTCCcacaatatgtaaaatatgtttaCACAGAAGATTGCCAGGGAATGTCAAGATCATCTCCGTTTGCTGGTAATTGGGAGAGCTCACTGTAAACCAAAAACAACATGTCATTTCCCACATGTTCTTGAACATTGTTGTATCACCTTGTAGTCTTCATACTTAGTACATGGAAACTAATAATGCATCTCAATCTGAATAAATACAAAGCAGAGATCGAGTAAGGACTAACCAATCTCTGAACATTCTGCCTCTACAGCTGATCCAGCAGCCCCAAGGATGGCCATGGATACTCCTGCAAGACAAGACAATGCAGCTTCATCAACACTTGTAGCCCGTAGCAGGCCATGAGTGGTGCGTTGGGAAAGCTATTAGAATACCTATTTGATTTATCAATGTGAGGAAAATttgatcacagtttttttttaattattatttatttagtgcTAGTAAACAACATGAACCCACCCGACTTCAAGGAGAATGTGCTGTTGGAGGAGTTGACGATGACATCAGTAGTCTCTCTTGTGATGTCACCAGATGACAGCTCCAGAGTCAGGTGACCAATGCGGACAGTGTGTTTCCCCAAAGACACATTCTGCACCTTATCCCAGAGTCCTGAATGGATAAAATCACATCATCCCTGAAGATTAGAAATCACAGCAGGCAACTGTTCCCAGCAAACCCCAACCCTAGCTTTtacattttgacttttttggtgCCCTTGACTGTTGACGGATTTGACAGTCATCTTGGGCTTTTGGGCTATCTTTATACAGAAACTATTGAATGTAATTTAATTACATTTAGGTAAAGTTGCCTATAGAgaaggacaggcaggcagacagagaagatTCACAATTACCCGTCCATCTTCAAGAAATCAATGTTTCAAGTGTTTCAAGACAGCAATTTATGTGGAAGACATTCACTTTCACATTTCATTGTTGAATAAACTATCTGCACAAAGTAGTTCAACAAGTTTACCCGATGGGTTCTGTGGTTTCGGTTTGTGTGGGCCACCATGTCCCATTCTTGTGTTGATGCCATGAGGTTGGCCTTTGTTTTCCTTTTGATTTTCTCCTCGGAACGCCCTCTTGAAGCACTAAAAAACAGTTAGTCAACATAGTGAGTGCATGAATTGAGATATGACAGTTACAGCATTTAGCGCGCCGCTGCATAATATTTGTGAGATGCACAGTACACAATTCTGCAGCATTTCAAAAAGTCCTTACGTCCACACTCTCCTTGTCAGATGGATGTACTATGATGACCACTTCCTTTAGGTGCTGAAAATGAGCTTTACGGCAGGACGTTTCTGTTTCCTCCAACATGATCCTTGGCACCAGGTCTTTGGGAAACCCGAGATTCCCGGTGCCAATGGCAGGAAATGTAACTGAGGTCAGTCCTTGCTGGTCTACCTCTTGCAGGCAGTCTTTAACCATTTTCTGCAATATCTGCAAAACAGCAAGTAGTAATTAAGTAATaatcacaaatatgaaaaagtgAGGATTTACATTGTCGCATGCCAGGTAAAAAGTAAAACATCCTTAAGCCTTATGATCTAGCCCTAGCTAGAAGAGTAATGGTACCTCCCTTGTAACAGTGAATATATGAGGTGGATAGTTTTAGAAAGTACTCCTGCACAAAGTGAGATTTCCGTAAATGTTTTCTGCTACACCTACAGAAATAGAACTTTGACCTGCCAGTCAAAGCCTAAAAGTAATTCTCACCCACCTTTTCAGATGTGCCACCTCTCTGGTCCCAAGGAGGGCAGACTGTGTGGAAGACTTTCTTGCATTTCAGTCCAAATCCATCCGTCACCACCATCTCTCCAGGCTTCACGCGACCTCCTCTGACCAGGTCATTGGCTGCTGACTGAAGCCTCTGTCCAGCCGCCTGCAGAAGGGCTTTGGAGACGGCTCCTTGGCTTAGATCCACGTTTTCTGCAACTGTGTTCACCACAACATCCGTCTGTAGATTGAGAAAATTGTGAAGTAGAGTATAAATTACAATGACCTGCACAATCACCTCAGGTCATGTTCAAAGTAAATGATAAGTTAACCAAAGAATGTAGGAGCTAGTTATTCAAAAGCTACATGTAATATTCTATTTCATAATAATACCAATGTCACCATAAGGAGTTGctcattaaaaaagaaaaaagtaaatgCATGCACACCATTGAGACTATACATAtttctgatgcacacacacatacatacatgcacatacacaatcaTGCACTTGTTTTCCATAGGGCTGTgtactgtgtatacagtataaaaaaacaaatatatagaAATAAATAATCAGAAAATGAACATCTTACAGAAGCATCTTGGATATTCCCCTCCTTCAGGACTATTCTGACTCCCTGGGGTGTTTGTTTACTGTCCAGAACTCCATGCCGGTTTGGTTGTGAGGGCCCCCTTTTGGACGAGGACCGTGTGGATGGGCCCTGCCACTGGCTTTCTTGATGGTTGTATTTGTTATAATTGAATTCACTAGGTGGTCTGTACTGCCCTCCACTAGCTCCTACATGTTCTTCCCACTGATTGCCTACACTGCCACTGTGCACACGTTTTCTAGGCAGAGCCTGCTGTGAAGATTCAGACCTTGGATTCATGTCACGAAATACGGTCTCAACAGCATGAACCATCGCATTTACCGTCTTGTCATCATTGTTGACCAGGAAGATCTTGATGAGGGAGGTCCTGGTTTGGCCAGGTCCTGTTTCGAAGTATTCACGCACAGCACTGGCAATGGTGTTGGCACACAGATCAAGCGGGAATCCAAAAATTCCAGAGCTGATGGCTGGTATTGCGATGGAAGAGCAATGCGCTTCAGAGGCTCTTTCCAGGCTTGAATGGATGGCACGTTTTAGACGGTGCACTGCAGTCTTTCTGTCAGTGTCAGAAAAACGGGGACCGACCGCATGGACAACATGCTTGCAGGGCAGACGCCCACCCCCCGTGATAATGGATTCTCCTGGGCGCAGTGATCTATGTTTGGAGGTGTATCTGTCACAGTCACTCTGAAGCAGCTGGCCAGCAGCATTTAGAAGAGCTAGTGCCAAACCCCCGATGTGCTTCAGATCTTCATTGGCAGCGTTCACAACAGCATCTGCCTGGAACTTGCAGATGTCTGATTTGCTGACGGCAATGAGGACCCCACAAGGCATTTTCACTTCACAGGTACCAGAGCTTGAGATTTTCCGATCTCTTCTTTCATCTTCCTCATCGTCCACATCTTCCAGCATGCTCTCGTCCTGAAGCAGAACTACAACGCGGTGATCCCTTAACATCACTGATAGGAGCATTTGGCCTTGTTCCTGGAAGTACTTCTTTGCACCAGGCTTAGAGACTTTCAGTTCATCTGTGAATAGGCTGGTTGCCATCTTCTTGAACTCATCCACGGCAGGTTTAACGTAAAGGCGCTCTCCTGACAGCCTGAATCGAGGTCTGTTTGGATAGAACTTAACCACTACCTGACCAGCTTTTGCAAATTTCTTCCACTCATCTGACTTGTGCTCTTCAATGAATCTTGCAGCAGCACAGCATCTCACCTTAACTGTGTCCTCAACTCTTGCATAGTTTTTCAGAAACTCATCAAGGTTAAGACTGGCTTCGTTCACCGGTTCAAGAAAACCAGCCACATTAAAACTGCCTGGGTTGTTTGAATTTAATGTCAAAGCTGGGATCTGACCTGATACATTGTACATACTCAAAAGTTCTGCTTTCAGAGTTTTCCACTCTGATTTTCTCAGTACCTCTTGATCTTCTACAGCCAGGACCTTGTAAGCAAGGGTCTCCTTCATCTTCTGAGTTGACTCTTGAATGGATTTTTCCATGTTTGCAGTCAGAAACACAGCTTCGTCCTTAATCACATATATGGCATGGATTCCACGTGACAAGAAGAGGTGCTCTGACATCACTTCACTGTCCACTCCTCTC
This window of the Engraulis encrasicolus isolate BLACKSEA-1 chromosome 7, IST_EnEncr_1.0, whole genome shotgun sequence genome carries:
- the LOC134453349 gene encoding protein mono-ADP-ribosyltransferase PARP14-like, yielding MEYPYRAIVRGEWLPDHRKVIRQKLQKYFQSKKKSGGSDCDVVEYDDKSDTAVIGFKQEDVLERVLLRTTHEITIDNKQIKVFIEKESKVEETGTSSVDNQTPDEKASQPQLQDQQHEAISAATSASTQEERTEDQRTEDDYQPKAVVVENIADNMTRDLLGLIVENISGVGQEAYTMELIYDVCVAVVTFINSDDAKKFQAEAKRNKRFQDYSLSARFLERTCCLRIDDLPPHANEELLVLYCENKKVDVQNVYVMPEENAAIVTFQKPEDAEIMLSTRQQIGKFQVRLHPYYQSLGSSLCGKDRPKLKIPDSFSEALNPALVEFLLKKNLTSRINDQMLPHFCQVSIQDSTVILSPLPTLLKKKGITAKYIDDWKENTSVAFHQAMSKYATLEMAINVDVCGPVQKQLQPKFQDHVVIKMDSVKGQLTLAGMSKDIENLRPIVNNIVQKETGQLEFERNSITEQMDLPPTIFKLLQFDGLSQYISTSAPQISQSYQSKIKKLVLSGLKSEVLSVKNWILEKKLQMIERRVDLDRHIVEFLRGVDSEVMSEHLFLSRGIHAIYVIKDEAVFLTANMEKSIQESTQKMKETLAYKVLAVEDQEVLRKSEWKTLKAELLSMYNVSGQIPALTLNSNNPGSFNVAGFLEPVNEASLNLDEFLKNYARVEDTVKVRCCAAARFIEEHKSDEWKKFAKAGQVVVKFYPNRPRFRLSGERLYVKPAVDEFKKMATSLFTDELKVSKPGAKKYFQEQGQMLLSVMLRDHRVVVLLQDESMLEDVDDEEDERRDRKISSSGTCEVKMPCGVLIAVSKSDICKFQADAVVNAANEDLKHIGGLALALLNAAGQLLQSDCDRYTSKHRSLRPGESIITGGGRLPCKHVVHAVGPRFSDTDRKTAVHRLKRAIHSSLERASEAHCSSIAIPAISSGIFGFPLDLCANTIASAVREYFETGPGQTRTSLIKIFLVNNDDKTVNAMVHAVETVFRDMNPRSESSQQALPRKRVHSGSVGNQWEEHVGASGGQYRPPSEFNYNKYNHQESQWQGPSTRSSSKRGPSQPNRHGVLDSKQTPQGVRIVLKEGNIQDASTDVVVNTVAENVDLSQGAVSKALLQAAGQRLQSAANDLVRGGRVKPGEMVVTDGFGLKCKKVFHTVCPPWDQRGGTSEKILQKMVKDCLQEVDQQGLTSVTFPAIGTGNLGFPKDLVPRIMLEETETSCRKAHFQHLKEVVIIVHPSDKESVDCFKRAFRGENQKENKGQPHGINTRMGHGGPHKPKPQNPSGLWDKVQNVSLGKHTVRIGHLTLELSSGDITRETTDVIVNSSNSTFSLKSGVSMAILGAAGSAVEAECSEIVSSPNYQQTEMILTFPGNLLCKHILHIVGRNNPNDIKEGVQNVLTFCEKRRFSSVSFPALGTGQGGANASAVAEAMIEAVVSFVKKTKYQNIKLVKILIFQPNMLTVFHQSLMARQAKGGEDDKGLWDKIKGTVTGWFSSAGPEDVRPDDEEFVMVGEEFAPAIFQLCGQTSQDVSKAKDVITGLIMKEQFSTQVQDTLISRFTPEDSDLLQKLQREMTVSIRLDKTGSEPVIHLEGLTRDVVVVEKRISDMIRRVERKDRERKDAYMISTVIEWQFLDRSNNIVPFNMYDNMTLEQAFKEKRRRVNIKIGRHDYEVDLSSKIASRPGGSDIELIRVDRKDQSSVNLPSHWDDMKGKIVVQIPLPTTSSEYSEVEKEFRKTGLNSAIIQIERVQNSSLWKNYMIKKDEFDQKNKHTNNEKRLFHGTTANTIDKINNHGFNRSYAGSQVGAMYGKGSYFAVDPQYSASGYSKPDASGHKRMYWARVLVGDYTQGAGGMIGPPAKNTGNAADTYDSVTDNTTNPKMFVVFNDVQAYPEYIITFT